CTTGGCAAGCAGAAGCTTCCGGGTTCAATACCtgccagcacctccaggtagggctgggaaagaagacgctggcctgaaaccctgcagagccgctgcctatcagtgtagacagtagtgagctaAGTGGGCCCAGCGGTCTGGCTCAGTCGAAGGCATCCTGAAGTTGAGAGATCTCGGGGTGGGAAATAGTGGCTTGTTTTAGGAACCCAGAGTTGTTGCTGGAGGGTCTTTGCTGGTTGCGCTCAATgggcttttcttttccttcttttgcAGTGGGGTCCGACCCCCCCACCTCCTGTTGCTTCTCCTACACGGCAAAGAAGATCCCACGCAGCTACGTGGCTGACTATTACGAAACCAACAGCAGATGCTCCCAGTCATCCATCGTGTAAGTTGCTAAAGAATCAATAGCTCTGTTTTGTTGTCAGTCACTCTCCAGGTGCAAGCAGTTCTGCTGGCCTAAATATGTCTCTGCAGCCGCTACCACCAACTCCCTAGATGAATAACGGGTGGGGGGACACAACCCACACAGGTCTGCAAGGAGCCTGGGCATCTTCTGCGTCGGAGGGCAGCTCCTCCTGCTGTGTTTGCCAgcctggcaccttccagatgttttgtgctgctggctggagttggagtccaaagcatCCAGAGGGGGTGCCAGACTGGCAAAGGCTGTCCTGTGGAATATCAGCAAGGATTAGGACTGCATACTTATGTTTTTACGCATTTACAATCTGCACTTTCGTAAGAATATATCAAGGCAGAGTGCAACACATAAAAAAAAGTAAAGACAAGGCCCAAGGCAAAGAGATGCATCtctagcattcaccaaaaactgtacagcgaaGGTGGCAGGCACACCTCAAATGGATCGCATTCGGACAGGAGGAAAATCTTGTATTCCCTTTGATCCCTCCAGGTTCATCACAAGGAAAGGCCGGGAGATCTGTGCCAACCCCTCTGAGAAATGGGTCCAAGACTATGTGAATGACCTGGAACTGCACTGAGCCAAGCGGCAGCATGGGGGCCATTGCCAGCGAGGCCAAAGGGCCGTTGGTTGGAGCCGGGCCGGCCGTCATTGCTCACCAAGTCAACCAAGGACATTTCAAGGAAACCCCCTTGCTGCTGGCTGTGGTTGTGGCTGTTTTGCAGTTATATCTCATGGATTTTTTGTgataatttaaatttatttattgtgctcaAAACTAAGAGTTCATTTCtgctaattattttatttatgtaacgTTGAAGGCGACATAAAGTGAGTTGCCTCTTTATACCTTTATATATTTGACTGTCTAGATATGAATTGACCAAAGAATAAGGATTTCTACAATAAATATTTTCCTGCCAGTTGTGGTGTAATCTGAATGTTTATTCCCCCCCCTCTGCAAACTGTGGGTcatgaatggcacagaatggGGCAGGGACAGTCTCTGCTCAGGGACAGTCTCTCGGCTGACGGGTCTCAAAATCCCAACTCTGGAAACATATGCAGAAGATGTGTCTgcgcctggctgggatgtgtacatgggctctgataatgcctctcccTTGGTCTGGTTAGAGGATGGAGAGGGCTAcgggaatgtgtgtagaaactagcctattgcacAACAAATAAAATTAAGTAACTGCTaagcccacttttgtctctggctctgcccacccctggtatgtggcccccagacgTTTGCtctgaagggaatgcggccctcgggctgaaaaagaccCCCTGCCCCTGCAGTACATGTTCCGAAATTCAGGGTGATCCCAGACAGGCCCTTACAGCACACATGAGTCATTCAGGTCTGATTTTTCTGTGTGCCCATTTGGCAAGTTAGCTTCCATGCATTTCCATTCATCCACCACTCACCGTCCACATGGGAGGGCAAACCTTGATGGACTGTGGCACCTTCTGGGCTGTGTCTTTCTGTCCTTTCCCTCAATCCCTCCTCCCTtaccctccccctttccttccccccttctGGATATGCACAGACCTGTGTGCAGGCACCTTCAAAAGCAAACCTTCCCAGCCTTAGTTATCACGTCTCACAATGAGCAAAAGGGAAAGTTGTGCCTTtgggtgcgggggggggggagcagggaaggcAATATCCACTTCCATTTGTTTtgggtttaaaataaataaataaatactgaggtCTTGAACAAGACTGACATTTGCCTGACAAGAGCGATAGAGGTCTTGCACAAgagggtaggtaggtaggtaggtaggtaggtaggtaggtaggtaggtagatagatagatagatagatagatagatagatagatagataggcaggaagtaaggcaggcaggcaggctgcacaCCAACTCTGGAGCAGGTGTAAAGTTTTGCTATCAGTGGGGGGTGGAGGGGGTGGTCCCAGTCtaaagcagaggtagccaacgtggcaccctccagatgctgttagcctaaaactcccatcatccctaccacTGGCAAGGCTTTATgtaagccaatcaggatgaatgctcaataaaggggCCATCTGGATGAGTCTAAATATGTGCCTGGTCTTGCCCTGCCCAGAGGCAAGAGCCCTCAGCGGTTAGAAACTGTGCAAGTCAAGAGTGCCACCACCTCTTGGGGAAGGAGATGTGAGCGCAGGTGAGTGAGCCAGGCTGGAAGGGAGACCTCCAGAGCTGAGAAGGGCCTGTTCTCTGCAAGTTCACATTGGGGAGGTGGTattttggggggcggggggggcgGTTGCATAGAAACACAGAGTTCAGAGGCACATTTCCTAACCCTTTATGTTATGGCTACATTAGCAATGGGCGGTACAGTCCTAGGTCAGGACCAGGGCTggcggtgtgtgtgtgcgagtgtggagagggagggaaggaaagttGTTGTGACAGGAGGAATTGGGCGTTGGTAAGAAGGGGGCCATGTGTGACGGGGGAGGTAAAAGGCCTTTGAAGGTGTGACAAGAGGGTGATCTGGATGATCCATTGACTgggcattcatccagatttgcttgcacaacaCTTAGAGGGAGGTTCAAGTACGTCTGCTCTTTGTGAAGCATTTTTTCTGGTTTGTTTGGGAGGAGGTTATAATATCCATCCTCATCTGCTTGCATGTCACATCTTTTGATTGGTTTTTTACCTACACTTTTTAGTGCGTTTCCCCAtcgctttcctaactgcaaaaaaacagtgttttttttttaagtgtatttgTTGCAACAGAGTGCTTTGATTGCCCAGATCTAAATTTCCAGTAAGCAACTGCATCCCTGTCATAAAATATGGACAATCTGGGGGCAACTATACTTTATGGATCATCTTTCCCTGAACAGATCCTTGCCATACACCAGATCTTTGGCATACATACATTCAGAGGTTGGCAACAGGAgactgggccttttcagtggtggtcctccagttgtggaatgctctccccaggcagGCATATCTGACACCATCTCTATCTATCttcaggcaccaggcaaagaccttcctctttacccaggcttcTGGGTGGTGTGTGGGGTTTTGCCTATTCCTGACGTCTTTTACTGAGGTGGGATCTGTAGACCTTCATTTGTATTTGATGCATTATTAAGGTTTTTGATTTactatgtttgtttttaactttttttttagagtgtttctaggttttattgattgtgtttgttttactGATTGTGCTTTGGGTCACTTCGGGAGAAAAACTAGTACTacaggtgcgcctggcgccaacactgttatctttttggtgccaggtcaagactttcctcttctcccaggcattttagcatctgttttatattgttttaaatttttaaattgtgttttaaattgttttttaaaagatgtattttaaattgtatttgtttttagttactgtaaaccgcccacagagcttcggctatggggcggtatacaagtataataaataataaataaaataaatactactactCTAGTACTCCTGTATTAaaggagctgcactggctaccagttgcttaccgaacccaattcaaggtgttggctctgacctttaaaaccctatacggttttggaccaatctatctgaaggagcacctccagcatcgtcagggatgctgctcaacaagatcagcctcagaagaccttctctcgatcccaccggttaaaatggccagactggtgaagaccagagagagggctttttcaatagctaataaattcaacaacaacaacaacaacaataataataatgcttcgcCCATTGGTGTGGATctcaagcagcagaatagcaagaACAGTCATGACAGAAAATAAACAACCACCAGGCATGTGTGGAAGCCACACAAATGCCAAATGAGCAAGCAGAAAAATCAGATATGAATGGCCCATTTGCAACATAAAGAGGGTCCCCACCTTCTGGACTTGTGTTATATGCCTGCGTTGCCATAGGGCAGGAAGCAGGCTTTGTATTGACCTCTGGAACAGTTCCTGACTCAGTGGTCCTATGCTGGGCCTCAACTTTCCCTCTGTTACCCACAGAGCAACCTAACCCAGGCAAGGGTTCAGGGCAACATGAATCATTCGGAGAAGGAAGGAGTGATTTATTTAACTCGAAAGGAGTGCCACTTCCTAGGAAATGGTGCACAACATTTTTGCGTTTTTTGCTTGAAAACAGAACATCTGCTGTtgcaaatatttcctttcatcGCCGCTTGCAGAGTGAGCAACCATTGATAGCACTTGATTGGTGCATAAAGCAAATATATCAACGGACATATCTGTTTTATTCCAAGAAGCAGCACGACATCCCTTCTTGGTGTGTGCACTTAAATTTAAGACAAAAATATTTGTCAAAGTGAAATGGAATTTTGAGtacctcctccttgccctggcttGCCCCAACTTTGAACATCCTTTGCAGGATTTATAGCTAAGACAACCAAAACATCTCTAATTAGAGGCAAAAGGGCCACAGCTCTGGGTTCCAGGTTCAAGCCCAAATATAGCTGggggaaaaccctggagagccactgcctgtcagtgtgtagacaatactgagctagagggatcaAGGATCTGACTTGGTCTATGGCAGATTCCTATGTACCTATTTAAAGTAGCCCTTTATTCGGaacaatgaggactagaatcttaactttatttttaggggaaggaCTAAAccttgcattacaatttgcattccatagaattcagattgagACGCAATTAAAGAAGCTGTAAAAATTCActtaaatcaatatgaatatttaatgcagacatgcctcaGAGCACCTGAATGTAGCTTGCGAACCACTGgcggtccacggaccacagtttgagatCTCCTGGATTCGAGACAGCGGCATTATCTCGCAGATTCGGGTCCCTTTTGG
This portion of the Rhineura floridana isolate rRhiFlo1 chromosome 21, rRhiFlo1.hap2, whole genome shotgun sequence genome encodes:
- the LOC133374171 gene encoding C-C motif chemokine 4 homolog, which gives rise to MKVSLAAFALTATGLLVALCFSASAAPVGSDPPTSCCFSYTAKKIPRSYVADYYETNSRCSQSSIVFITRKGREICANPSEKWVQDYVNDLELH